One genomic window of Deltaproteobacteria bacterium includes the following:
- a CDS encoding glucuronate isomerase, with protein MTGEEGFLGANWLLDTREAIGLYHEVAVSFRQKVGIVDTHTHHNLRQIVENRPFPNIWRAEVLEPRDEYANNDHYIIQLAAKIPGFSQALARDPEISDYDKWMALSRVFPEIEGNHVHQWLHLDLRRLFGIELLLGADTGDRIWTLANERLQGKELLPQAILKRIRARVICTTDDPSDDLRYHEMAKGIGGITFLPTFRPDAYSNIFSDDWRSKVEAICDLTGKDTTLKGLVEALRERHDHFARNGARASDHGLLEPYGLEVTDTRAERIFHEAYERRKKYGIRSPETREFISYMMHRFCEMNREKGMVTQIHYGAFRNANQYLFRNWGMDVGGDVVSDRVDIVENLIPLLSKFFSGEADNQSHLILYPMNQTFAHVNVMLERAFPNVHAGFPWWHNDTPYVMEQYLLHTAGASLLSSSGGPVCDGRKILSEGSRFEVFDRVICRAIGRLVSDGQMSRSGAIRAVKALMYENQARLFCLG; from the coding sequence ATGACCGGGGAAGAGGGGTTTTTGGGAGCGAATTGGCTGTTGGACACAAGGGAAGCCATAGGCTTGTACCACGAAGTTGCGGTTTCTTTTAGACAAAAAGTGGGGATCGTTGACACCCATACGCACCATAATCTAAGGCAGATCGTCGAAAACCGGCCTTTCCCGAATATTTGGCGGGCAGAGGTGCTTGAGCCCAGAGATGAATATGCAAACAACGATCATTACATCATCCAACTTGCAGCAAAAATACCTGGGTTTTCTCAGGCTCTTGCAAGGGATCCTGAAATCTCCGACTACGACAAGTGGATGGCCCTGAGCCGGGTTTTTCCCGAAATTGAAGGGAACCATGTTCATCAATGGTTGCATTTAGACTTGCGCAGGCTATTCGGCATAGAACTGTTGCTCGGCGCCGATACAGGCGACAGAATATGGACACTGGCCAATGAAAGATTGCAAGGAAAAGAATTGCTGCCCCAGGCCATATTGAAAAGGATCCGTGCAAGGGTCATCTGTACCACGGACGACCCCTCAGATGATCTACGCTATCACGAGATGGCAAAGGGCATAGGGGGAATCACCTTTCTTCCGACCTTTAGGCCGGATGCTTACAGCAACATTTTCAGCGATGACTGGCGTTCAAAGGTCGAGGCCATATGCGATTTGACCGGAAAGGATACGACACTCAAGGGCCTTGTGGAGGCCCTGAGAGAGAGGCACGACCATTTTGCGCGGAACGGGGCAAGGGCGAGCGATCACGGTTTGCTGGAACCTTACGGCCTTGAGGTAACAGACACAAGGGCGGAGAGAATCTTTCATGAAGCTTACGAAAGAAGGAAGAAATACGGGATAAGATCTCCTGAAACACGAGAATTCATCTCGTACATGATGCACAGATTCTGTGAGATGAACCGGGAAAAAGGAATGGTGACCCAGATCCATTACGGTGCCTTCAGAAATGCCAACCAATACCTGTTCAGGAATTGGGGAATGGACGTTGGCGGTGATGTTGTATCGGATAGGGTCGATATTGTCGAAAACCTCATACCCCTGCTTTCGAAGTTCTTCAGTGGAGAAGCGGACAACCAATCGCACCTCATATTGTACCCGATGAATCAAACATTTGCTCATGTCAACGTCATGTTGGAGAGGGCCTTTCCCAATGTCCATGCGGGGTTTCCATGGTGGCACAATGACACGCCCTATGTAATGGAGCAGTACCTGCTCCATACTGCTGGCGCATCGCTGCTAAGTTCAAGCGGTGGCCCTGTCTGCGACGGAAGAAAGATCCTGTCAGAGGGAAGCCGATTTGAGGTCTTTGATCGGGTGATATGCAGGGCGATTGGCAGGCTGGTCTCGGATGGGCAGATGTCCAGGTCTGGTGCAATCCGAGCCGTAAAGGCGCTCATGTACGAGAACCAGGCCCGGCTCTTTTGTTTGGGATAG
- a CDS encoding TIGR01212 family radical SAM protein (This family includes YhcC from E. coli K-12, an uncharacterized radical SAM protein.): MSRPLYRDLSTAWRERFGSRVQRISLDAGLTCPNRDGRVGVGGCIYCNPLGSGTGLSRHLSITEQLERGKDLLRRRYKARKFIAYFQSFSNTYAPLERLRRLYDEALSVRDVVGLTIGTRPDCVGEPVLDLLGEMGQRTYVLMEYGLQSMHDRTLDLINRGHHFEAFVDAVARTRRRGLEVCAHVILGLPGEDKSDMLETARALGRMDIQGVKIHLLYVIRNTPLHRLYQQGAYRCLSREAYVDAVCDFLSLLPPEVIIHRLTGDPHPQELVAPLWALEKQANLQAIRDGLRERHTWQGKAFEGSRFERPVPAELSG, encoded by the coding sequence ATGTCCCGTCCACTCTATCGCGACCTCAGCACGGCCTGGCGCGAGCGATTCGGGTCGAGGGTTCAGAGGATCAGCCTTGATGCAGGCCTCACATGCCCCAACCGCGACGGGCGGGTCGGCGTGGGCGGCTGCATCTACTGTAATCCTCTGGGGTCGGGAACCGGCCTTTCCCGGCATCTGTCGATTACCGAGCAGCTTGAGAGGGGCAAGGATCTTCTCCGCCGCCGTTACAAGGCCCGAAAATTCATCGCTTACTTTCAGTCCTTTTCCAACACCTATGCGCCCCTGGAACGCCTGCGCCGGCTCTATGATGAGGCTCTCTCGGTTCGGGATGTCGTTGGACTCACGATCGGTACGCGCCCCGACTGCGTGGGTGAACCCGTCTTGGACCTTCTCGGCGAAATGGGGCAAAGGACCTATGTCTTGATGGAGTACGGCCTCCAATCGATGCACGACCGGACACTCGACCTGATAAACAGGGGGCACCATTTTGAGGCCTTTGTCGATGCCGTTGCCCGCACCAGGAGGCGAGGCCTGGAGGTCTGTGCTCACGTGATTCTCGGGCTTCCCGGGGAAGACAAGTCCGACATGTTGGAAACAGCGCGCGCCCTGGGCCGGATGGATATCCAGGGTGTCAAGATTCACCTTCTCTACGTGATCAGGAACACGCCGCTCCACCGTCTCTACCAACAGGGGGCGTATCGTTGTCTGAGCAGGGAAGCCTATGTGGATGCCGTGTGCGATTTCCTCTCACTGCTGCCCCCTGAGGTTATCATTCATCGGCTCACAGGGGACCCTCATCCACAGGAGCTGGTGGCGCCGCTCTGGGCCCTTGAGAAGCAGGCGAATCTCCAGGCTATTCGTGACGGGCTCCGAGAGCGACACACGTGGCAGGGGAAGGCCTTCGAAGGCAGCCGGTTCGAGAGGCCGGTCCCCGCCGAGCTGTCTGGGTGA
- a CDS encoding substrate-binding protein has translation MTRRILVLSVLFMFALAVSGNAFAAGKKQVVKVGLLVPLTNIGAIFGSSMLNGAKAAINEYNSSNGKFRIKYYVEDTAFNPQVGSQKAIKLIEQTRVDVLIGVLGTQIRQAVFNVTSKKGVIYMNPTYDPGGLCDRYYFSTGAVINQQFGEFIPWIIKKFGSKFYLIGSDYAWPRESFALAKKIIASEGGKVVGEEYVGFGVPDFSDVLRRCMAAKPDALIFLVAGTDGVTFMKQVSDFGMKKMMGITSAGFTELATAGLSPETADGIYTFADYFMTVDTPENKKFIADYRKAAGKDDLVDLFGVNMYNNVNFYTAALERAGTKDRDAVAKALLEVKLKSPSGEIFFDPRNQYAHLRSFIGVCKKDIWPMFEIIEDYGILAPEPGCTVR, from the coding sequence ATGACGAGGAGAATTCTTGTTCTTTCTGTTCTGTTCATGTTTGCCCTGGCAGTGAGTGGGAACGCCTTTGCCGCGGGCAAGAAGCAGGTGGTCAAGGTGGGGCTCCTTGTTCCGCTTACCAACATCGGAGCCATTTTCGGGAGCTCGATGCTGAACGGCGCCAAGGCTGCCATCAACGAGTACAACAGTTCAAACGGCAAGTTCCGGATAAAGTACTACGTCGAGGATACCGCCTTTAACCCGCAGGTGGGCTCCCAGAAGGCCATCAAGCTGATCGAGCAGACCCGGGTGGATGTCTTGATCGGGGTGCTGGGGACCCAGATCCGGCAGGCGGTTTTCAACGTCACTTCCAAAAAGGGAGTCATCTACATGAATCCCACCTACGATCCGGGCGGATTGTGCGACAGGTACTATTTCAGCACGGGAGCGGTGATCAACCAGCAGTTCGGGGAGTTTATCCCCTGGATAATCAAGAAATTCGGGTCAAAGTTCTACCTGATCGGTTCCGATTACGCCTGGCCCCGGGAATCCTTTGCCCTGGCCAAGAAGATCATCGCCTCAGAAGGCGGAAAGGTGGTGGGAGAGGAGTACGTGGGTTTCGGAGTTCCTGATTTCAGCGACGTTTTGCGGAGATGCATGGCAGCCAAGCCTGACGCCCTGATCTTCCTGGTGGCCGGGACCGACGGCGTCACCTTCATGAAGCAGGTTTCGGATTTCGGAATGAAGAAGATGATGGGGATCACATCGGCGGGTTTCACTGAACTGGCAACAGCGGGATTGAGCCCCGAGACCGCAGATGGTATCTACACCTTTGCCGACTATTTCATGACCGTGGACACGCCGGAGAACAAGAAGTTCATCGCGGATTACAGGAAAGCCGCCGGCAAGGACGATCTTGTCGACCTCTTCGGTGTGAACATGTACAACAACGTCAATTTCTACACCGCAGCTCTGGAAAGAGCGGGAACAAAAGACAGGGACGCAGTCGCCAAGGCCCTGCTCGAGGTGAAGCTCAAGTCGCCTTCTGGTGAGATATTCTTCGACCCCCGAAACCAGTACGCCCATCTCCGTTCTTTCATCGGTGTCTGCAAGAAGGATATCTGGCCCATGTTCGAAATCATCGAAGACTACGGCATCCTGGCTCCGGAGCCCGGATGCACGGTTCGTTGA
- a CDS encoding amidohydrolase, protein MIIDCHNHVLGAGYPGYEKFIKEMTLGYFRSQGKLPTERMPVDEDWKGLEYLWEPIDPEVLIADHDKCGIDRSVVLGVAPSEYTPYMVRGTIDLRGFTDVPGPPSIEKTNDYIAAVVKKYPDKLIGMAAVNPRFRGPAAAVEELERAVQDLGLTGLKLYPCYDHYAPNDWELTYGLFEKAQQLGILVMVHQASTPVIDAPLEYGRPLLLDGVGRKFPDLRLLVCHGGFPWVDENLVLVAKHPNFYMDLSYMNSIYTRREMYRFLIRAKALGLPWSKICWGTDYPGFEFPETLLPKFQTLNDEARALGEPEIPEDEIEKMLGRNFLVAAGLA, encoded by the coding sequence ATGATTATCGACTGTCACAACCACGTCTTGGGAGCGGGTTATCCGGGGTACGAGAAGTTCATCAAGGAGATGACCCTGGGATACTTCAGGTCCCAGGGCAAGCTCCCCACCGAAAGAATGCCCGTGGACGAGGACTGGAAGGGACTGGAGTATCTATGGGAGCCCATCGATCCCGAGGTTCTTATCGCGGACCATGACAAGTGCGGCATCGACAGGTCGGTGGTTCTCGGCGTAGCCCCCTCCGAGTACACCCCCTACATGGTGAGGGGGACGATCGATCTCAGGGGTTTCACCGATGTGCCTGGACCTCCATCGATCGAAAAGACGAACGACTACATCGCCGCCGTCGTGAAGAAGTACCCGGATAAGCTCATCGGGATGGCGGCCGTGAACCCAAGATTCAGAGGGCCTGCGGCTGCGGTGGAAGAACTGGAGCGAGCCGTCCAGGATCTTGGATTGACGGGTCTAAAGCTCTATCCCTGCTATGATCACTACGCCCCGAACGACTGGGAGTTGACCTACGGGCTCTTCGAAAAGGCCCAGCAGCTTGGGATCCTGGTGATGGTTCACCAGGCTTCAACACCTGTCATCGATGCCCCTCTGGAATACGGGAGGCCCCTTTTGCTCGATGGGGTAGGGCGGAAGTTCCCCGACCTCAGGCTCCTGGTGTGTCATGGGGGGTTTCCCTGGGTGGACGAGAATCTGGTCCTCGTGGCCAAGCATCCCAACTTTTACATGGATCTGTCCTATATGAACAGTATCTACACCCGTCGAGAGATGTACCGCTTCCTTATCCGGGCAAAGGCGTTGGGGCTCCCGTGGTCCAAGATATGCTGGGGAACGGACTATCCGGGCTTTGAATTCCCTGAGACCCTCTTGCCCAAGTTCCAGACCCTCAACGACGAGGCGAGAGCCCTTGGAGAACCCGAGATCCCGGAAGACGAGATCGAAAAGATGCTGGGAAGAAACTTCCTGGTCGCCGCAGGGCTAGCCTAG
- a CDS encoding cysteine hydrolase — protein MEEKKTVPYRMEIDKTALIVVDMQNDFVREGAPMSLPSCREAIPNAKRVVDACRKAKIPIVYLKFIAGPKQTLIWTWSPKLFPDVKCCWKNHKRYYDDIKKEAEASDIIEEIYPQQGDEIVEKYGYNGFYDSNLENILRAHQVEYTVVIGALTPICVDDTIAGAFERQFKVLAVSDAMGTFEEEFHRNSLKRIEMKYGRVLTTDEFLHELEAAQT, from the coding sequence ATGGAAGAAAAGAAAACGGTCCCGTACAGGATGGAGATCGACAAGACCGCTCTCATCGTGGTCGACATGCAGAACGATTTCGTAAGGGAGGGCGCACCCATGTCGCTCCCCTCCTGCCGTGAGGCCATCCCAAATGCAAAGCGTGTAGTCGATGCCTGCAGGAAGGCCAAGATCCCCATAGTCTATCTCAAATTCATCGCAGGCCCGAAGCAGACCCTCATCTGGACCTGGTCTCCCAAGCTCTTCCCCGACGTGAAATGCTGCTGGAAAAACCACAAGAGGTACTATGACGACATCAAGAAAGAGGCGGAGGCCAGTGACATCATCGAGGAGATCTATCCGCAGCAGGGAGACGAAATCGTCGAGAAATACGGGTACAACGGCTTCTACGACTCGAATCTCGAAAACATACTCCGGGCGCATCAGGTGGAGTACACGGTCGTCATCGGTGCCCTCACCCCGATCTGCGTGGACGACACCATAGCGGGCGCCTTTGAAAGGCAGTTCAAGGTGCTCGCCGTCTCAGACGCCATGGGGACCTTCGAGGAGGAATTCCACAGGAACTCCCTCAAACGCATAGAGATGAAATACGGCAGGGTCCTCACGACGGACGAGTTTCTGCACGAACTCGAGGCCGCCCAGACCTGA
- a CDS encoding ABC transporter ATP-binding protein codes for MEGSEKKPLALLAVQNIFVYYRDALILNDVSLTVDRGEIVCVLGRNGVGKSTLLRSIVGLTPPRGGRIFFGGRLISGRFPYQIVRAGIGYVPQGRLIFPELTVEENLRVGTFISAQPTRRIEPDVFDYFPFLRDRLKQKGGRLSGGEQQMLAIARALAGDPRIMILDEPTEGIQPSIIQRILELIRNLNRERGLTILLVEQNIDFAFDLSSRGYIIEKGRAVTEGGVDLLREDHTVKNYLTI; via the coding sequence TTGGAAGGGAGTGAAAAAAAACCCTTGGCTCTCCTGGCGGTGCAAAACATCTTCGTCTATTACCGGGATGCCCTGATCCTGAACGACGTCAGCCTCACGGTCGACAGGGGAGAAATCGTCTGCGTCCTGGGCAGAAACGGCGTGGGAAAGTCGACGCTCCTGCGGAGCATAGTGGGCTTGACCCCTCCTCGGGGAGGCCGCATATTCTTCGGAGGCCGGCTGATCTCCGGCAGATTCCCCTATCAAATCGTGAGAGCCGGGATCGGCTATGTTCCCCAGGGAAGGCTCATCTTTCCCGAGCTCACGGTAGAGGAGAACCTTAGGGTAGGGACCTTCATAAGCGCCCAACCAACGCGCCGGATCGAACCTGATGTCTTCGACTACTTCCCTTTTCTACGGGATCGACTGAAACAGAAAGGAGGAAGGCTGTCCGGGGGAGAGCAACAGATGCTTGCCATCGCCCGGGCCCTGGCCGGAGATCCGCGGATCATGATTCTCGACGAGCCCACCGAGGGCATTCAACCTAGCATCATCCAGAGAATCCTCGAACTGATTCGCAATCTCAACAGGGAAAGGGGGCTCACAATCCTGCTTGTCGAACAGAACATAGATTTCGCATTCGACCTCTCTTCCCGTGGTTACATAATAGAAAAAGGCCGGGCCGTAACCGAGGGGGGGGTCGATCTCCTGAGGGAAGACCACACGGTGAAAAACTACCTCACCATCTGA
- a CDS encoding ABC transporter ATP-binding protein, with the protein MTVRQGDFMLRVEHLTRRFGGFTAIDDISLGIEEGEMHCIIGPNGAGKTTLFNLITAKLKPDSGRIFLRDRDITDLTTEEICHLGIGRKFQAPSIFTHLTVIENILVAGYGKYGFSHLLFRGVQERDRALAMEILRKIELDSKRDHLASSLSHGERQWLEIGMLLRNEPDLLLLDEPTAGMTPAETRETAYLIRDNLSDLTTVVIEHDLKFLREIAEEVTVLHNGRILATGRFDEIENNEEVRKVYLGRE; encoded by the coding sequence GTGACGGTTCGGCAGGGTGATTTCATGCTGAGAGTCGAGCACCTCACCCGCCGGTTCGGCGGTTTCACGGCGATCGACGACATCAGTCTCGGTATCGAAGAGGGAGAGATGCACTGCATCATCGGACCCAACGGGGCCGGCAAGACCACTCTCTTCAACCTCATCACCGCCAAGCTGAAGCCGGATTCGGGAAGGATCTTTCTCAGGGACCGGGATATCACCGATCTCACAACAGAGGAGATCTGCCATCTTGGAATCGGCCGAAAGTTCCAGGCCCCTTCTATTTTCACCCATCTCACGGTGATCGAGAACATCCTGGTCGCAGGATACGGCAAATACGGGTTCTCCCACCTCCTTTTCAGGGGCGTGCAGGAGAGAGACAGGGCCCTCGCCATGGAGATCCTCCGCAAGATCGAACTCGATTCAAAGAGGGACCACCTCGCCTCCTCTCTCTCCCACGGGGAGAGACAGTGGCTGGAGATCGGCATGCTTCTCCGCAACGAACCGGATCTACTCCTTCTCGACGAGCCCACCGCAGGGATGACACCGGCAGAGACCCGGGAAACCGCGTACTTGATCAGGGACAACCTGAGCGACCTGACAACGGTGGTCATCGAGCACGATCTGAAATTCCTGCGGGAGATCGCAGAAGAGGTGACGGTGCTTCACAATGGAAGGATCCTTGCCACGGGCAGGTTCGACGAGATAGAGAACAACGAGGAAGTAAGAAAGGTCTACCTTGGAAGGGAGTGA
- a CDS encoding 4Fe-4S binding protein, with translation MKEDLFYLPIRLGGLELKNPFMVASGPTTKRVDQLELAERSGWAAASVKQTFNPKPYMNYEPRYRWLKKEMLHTFTAEYRLDMDQGLRVVEGARKRCREMMIIANYSYVGPDLEGWQDAARRFESAGAQMLELNFCCPNMSFNVDVTSRQRNDDRPSSGASMGQDEDSVRRVIEMTREVTRLPLIAKITPEGGRIAEVSRAALEAGAAAVCSVANRLGIPPIDVWNYKKSIYNLQNENTMGCLSGPWIRPLALRDVYEIRSLLGPEDSIIGTGGMASWEDAVEMMMCGADSVGVCTQTMLAGFGFLEKWMKSLKGYMKEMGFQNARDIRDLLIREIKPASELNVWPGCALVDQEKCSSCGLCVEIGHCNAIAMTRKGALIDPELCEGCSTCIDICPKGAISMARRA, from the coding sequence GTGAAAGAAGATCTTTTCTACCTGCCCATTCGGCTCGGCGGACTCGAATTGAAGAATCCCTTCATGGTCGCCTCAGGCCCCACGACGAAACGGGTCGACCAACTCGAGTTGGCAGAACGCTCGGGTTGGGCCGCGGCGTCGGTGAAACAGACCTTCAATCCAAAACCCTACATGAATTATGAACCCCGTTATCGCTGGCTGAAAAAGGAGATGCTCCACACCTTCACTGCGGAATACCGTCTCGACATGGACCAGGGGCTGCGGGTGGTCGAGGGGGCAAGGAAGAGATGCAGGGAAATGATGATCATCGCCAACTATTCCTATGTGGGGCCGGACCTGGAAGGCTGGCAAGATGCTGCAAGGCGCTTCGAGTCGGCTGGAGCTCAGATGCTGGAGTTGAACTTCTGCTGCCCCAACATGTCTTTCAATGTGGACGTTACCTCCCGCCAACGCAACGACGATCGCCCCTCATCCGGAGCCAGCATGGGCCAAGACGAAGATTCCGTGCGCAGGGTTATCGAGATGACACGGGAGGTCACGCGACTCCCCCTCATTGCGAAGATCACCCCTGAGGGGGGCCGCATCGCGGAGGTCTCCAGGGCGGCGCTTGAAGCAGGCGCAGCGGCAGTCTGCAGCGTGGCGAACCGATTGGGGATCCCCCCGATCGATGTGTGGAACTACAAGAAATCGATTTACAATCTACAAAATGAGAACACCATGGGTTGCCTCTCCGGGCCCTGGATCAGGCCGCTGGCCCTCAGAGACGTCTATGAAATCAGGAGCCTTCTGGGCCCGGAAGACTCAATTATCGGAACAGGAGGCATGGCGTCCTGGGAAGACGCGGTGGAGATGATGATGTGCGGAGCCGATTCGGTCGGCGTCTGTACCCAGACAATGCTCGCAGGATTCGGGTTCCTGGAAAAATGGATGAAATCGCTGAAGGGCTATATGAAAGAGATGGGCTTTCAGAACGCCCGGGATATCCGTGACTTATTGATCCGGGAGATAAAACCTGCCTCTGAGCTTAACGTTTGGCCGGGATGCGCCCTGGTCGATCAGGAAAAATGCTCGTCCTGCGGCCTATGCGTCGAGATAGGACACTGCAATGCTATAGCCATGACCCGGAAAGGTGCATTGATCGATCCAGAATTATGTGAGGGCTGTTCAACTTGCATCGACATATGCCCCAAGGGGGCCATCTCCATGGCCAGGAGGGCCTGA
- a CDS encoding O-acetyl-ADP-ribose deacetylase, which produces MRVTINGSVLELVQGDITQQDTDAIVNAANTSLLGGGGVDGAIHRAAGPQLLAECRTLGGCPTGDAKITRGYNLKARHVIHTVGPVYRRGNQEVRDLLASAYRRSLEVASENGLKTVAFPSISTGAYGYPVEEAASVALSTVIDYLKKHQDIKEVRFVLFSEGILRAYEKALRDLTAQKGQ; this is translated from the coding sequence ATGAGAGTTACAATCAACGGCTCGGTTCTCGAACTCGTCCAGGGGGACATCACACAACAGGACACAGATGCCATAGTCAACGCGGCCAATACCTCCCTCCTGGGCGGCGGTGGTGTGGACGGGGCCATCCACAGGGCTGCGGGTCCCCAGCTCTTAGCGGAGTGTCGGACCCTGGGGGGGTGCCCCACCGGCGATGCCAAGATCACTCGGGGGTACAATCTGAAGGCGAGACATGTGATCCACACGGTGGGGCCGGTCTACCGCCGGGGGAACCAAGAGGTCCGGGACCTTCTCGCCAGTGCCTACCGGAGGAGTCTCGAAGTGGCGAGCGAGAATGGTTTGAAGACGGTCGCTTTCCCCTCGATCAGTACGGGAGCCTACGGCTATCCGGTGGAGGAAGCCGCCTCTGTCGCCCTGTCCACGGTCATCGACTACCTCAAGAAGCACCAGGACATCAAAGAGGTACGATTCGTTCTCTTCAGTGAAGGGATCCTGAGGGCATACGAAAAGGCGCTCCGCGATCTGACCGCGCAGAAGGGCCAGTAG
- a CDS encoding branched-chain amino acid ABC transporter permease, which yields MVKIKRFDKDLGIAAVVFSAILVSPLFSSVYHTRILAKFVLFGIFAMSLDLVWGYAGILSFGHAAYFGLGAYTVTLVLSHVQTGGTLLAILGSIFLPILVGLFLSFFLIYGKVSGVYFSIITLVVTLIMEQLAIAWYSLTKGLTGFFPVPPITFFSYHLDADTTGGLITYFYLVVLLALVVYLLLLALSRSRYGLLLQALRDDPERTRFLGFNIAAARTICFTLSCGIAGVAGGLLGPLEDFVSPDLLGLLLSTNVMIWVAVGGRGTLIGPFLGAIVLSYLETILSGIIVETWYLIIGVILVVVVLFLPDGLLGSILRRKGGKV from the coding sequence ATGGTGAAGATTAAGAGATTTGACAAAGACCTTGGGATCGCGGCCGTCGTATTCTCGGCGATACTCGTCTCTCCTCTTTTTTCGAGCGTATACCATACCAGGATACTCGCAAAATTCGTTCTCTTCGGCATTTTCGCCATGAGTCTCGACCTGGTCTGGGGGTATGCAGGAATTCTGAGCTTCGGGCACGCCGCCTATTTCGGTCTTGGAGCCTACACGGTCACTCTGGTGCTTTCCCATGTCCAGACCGGGGGCACGCTCCTCGCCATCCTGGGGTCCATATTTCTCCCGATCTTGGTCGGGCTCTTCCTGAGCTTTTTTCTCATCTACGGCAAGGTAAGCGGTGTATATTTCTCCATCATCACCCTCGTGGTAACACTCATCATGGAACAGCTGGCCATTGCCTGGTATTCTCTGACCAAAGGGCTGACGGGGTTCTTTCCCGTTCCTCCGATCACTTTCTTCTCTTACCACCTCGACGCAGATACCACGGGAGGATTGATCACCTATTTCTACCTCGTGGTCCTCCTCGCCCTGGTTGTCTATCTCCTGCTCCTTGCCCTTTCGAGATCCAGATACGGGTTGCTGCTGCAGGCTCTCAGAGACGACCCTGAAAGGACCCGGTTTCTCGGTTTCAACATCGCCGCTGCCAGGACCATCTGTTTCACCCTTTCCTGTGGGATCGCCGGAGTTGCAGGGGGGCTTCTTGGTCCCCTGGAGGATTTCGTTTCTCCCGATCTCCTTGGACTGCTGTTGTCGACAAACGTCATGATCTGGGTCGCAGTCGGTGGCAGGGGCACGCTGATCGGTCCCTTCCTCGGCGCCATCGTTCTCAGCTACCTGGAAACGATTTTGAGCGGCATTATCGTGGAAACTTGGTATCTGATCATCGGGGTAATCCTGGTCGTGGTCGTACTCTTTCTGCCCGATGGCCTCCTGGGATCCATCCTCAGAAGAAAGGGGGGAAAGGTGTGA
- a CDS encoding branched-chain amino acid ABC transporter permease — protein sequence MFGEIFVQVMNTISFSMILILGAIGLSIIFGLMGVINMAHGELFMLGAYVAVLAQKGSGNLWLGIALAPVIVGVVGLAIEFVVRRFYTRPLVTLPATWGISIIIRQLVKMFIGVGNQSLINPFSGSLGIFGIVYPKYRILLLVVTGMVLVFLFFLFQKTSYGLKCRAIMQNREMSSVSGINVVRMDQWTFSLGAALAGLAGAIMAPLITINPEMGQTFLAQSFIVVILGGIGNLFGIIGGAILVSGTRFFLSYFVRLTIAQIVVFVVAIMVIRLRPQGLFGTKAP from the coding sequence ATGTTCGGCGAGATATTCGTTCAGGTGATGAACACCATCAGTTTCTCCATGATTCTCATTCTCGGGGCGATCGGACTTTCGATCATCTTCGGCCTGATGGGTGTGATCAACATGGCGCACGGTGAGCTCTTCATGCTCGGAGCTTATGTCGCCGTCTTGGCACAGAAGGGCAGCGGCAATCTCTGGCTGGGCATAGCCCTGGCTCCCGTGATCGTAGGAGTGGTAGGCCTGGCCATCGAGTTCGTGGTACGGAGGTTCTACACGCGGCCCTTGGTCACCCTCCCGGCTACGTGGGGGATCAGTATCATAATCCGCCAACTCGTGAAGATGTTCATCGGCGTCGGCAACCAATCCCTGATCAACCCGTTCAGCGGAAGCCTGGGTATCTTCGGAATCGTCTATCCCAAGTACAGGATCTTGCTTCTGGTCGTTACGGGGATGGTTCTTGTGTTTCTCTTCTTCCTGTTCCAGAAGACCTCCTACGGATTGAAGTGCCGGGCGATCATGCAAAACCGGGAGATGTCATCGGTTTCGGGAATCAACGTGGTTCGCATGGATCAGTGGACGTTCTCTCTGGGCGCGGCCCTGGCAGGACTGGCCGGTGCCATCATGGCGCCTCTCATCACCATCAACCCGGAGATGGGCCAGACCTTTCTCGCCCAGTCGTTCATCGTGGTCATACTCGGCGGGATAGGAAATCTCTTCGGCATAATTGGAGGGGCGATCCTGGTAAGCGGAACGCGCTTCTTCCTCTCCTATTTCGTCAGGCTGACCATCGCGCAGATCGTAGTCTTTGTGGTGGCCATCATGGTGATCCGCTTGAGGCCTCAAGGACTGTTTGGAACAAAGGCGCCGTAG